GTCACTTCATTATTTTATTTTTGTTCAACTATTTATAAATCACAGAATTTTACTTATGTTTGTGTCTACATTTTTAAACCTACTTATAAATTGAAAAAGACGCTAATTGATTTATTCGAGACTTCGGTAGCTCAATACCCTGACAATACCTTCCTGCTAGAAAAAACAGGAAATAAATTTGTGCCTACCAGTTATTCGGAAGTAAAAGCTCAAGTTTATAGTATAGGCGCTGGCCTACAAGCACTTGGCGTAGAAAAAGGAGACCATATAGCCCTATTGTCGGAAGGTCGTAATGCATGGATAATCGGCGAATTAGCTATGTTTTATGCAGGTGCGACCAATGTGCCTCTTTCCATTAAACTGGAAGAAAGCAACGACTTGCTATTCCGGTTAAGACATTCGAGAACCCAATACATTATGGTATCAGGAACTCAACTGAAAAAAATCCGGAAAATCATTTCCTTGCTTCCTGAAATAAAAAAGGTAATCATCTTCGATGAACAAGCCGAATATCAAGAAAAAGAAATATCCCTTACTGATATTCAAGCCTTGGGGAAGCAGTATCTTTCTACCCACTCTATCGACGAATTTTTACAAATAGCCCGGACACTTCAAAATAACGATCATGCAACCATTACTTATACTTCAGGAACTACTGCCGACCCGAAGGGAGTAATCTTAACTCATCGTAATTATACAGCCAATGTAGAACAGTCGCTTACATTAGTAGAAATTGACCATACATGGCGCACTCTGGTAATTTTGCCTTTAGACCACTGCTTCGCGCATGTGGTGGGTTTCTATATATTCATGTCCAAAGGTGCTTCTGTCGCCACAGTGCAAGTAGGCCGTACTCCGTTAGAAACGTTAAAGAATATCCCGACCAATATTCGCGAAATCAGGCCTCATCTTATATTAAGTGTGCCTGCCCTCGCCAAAAACTTCAAGAAGAATATCGAACAGGGAATCCGGGCCAAAGGAAAAAATACAGTGTACTTATTCAATTTTGCTCTTGCCCTCGCCAAAATTTATAATGCAGACGGATGGAACAAAGGAAAGGGATGGCGCATACTATTAAAACCTTGGGTAAATCTTTTGGATAAAGCCGTATTCTCTAAGGTACGCCGGAATTTCGGCGGATCATTAAAGTTTTTCATCGGCGGCGGAGCTTTGTTGGATAAAGACTTGCAAAAGTTTTATTACGCCTTAGGAATTCCTATGTACCAAGGTTATGGGTTGAGTGAAGCAACTCCCGTGCTTTCGTCCAACGGTCCTGGAAAACATACGTTCGGTTCTTCCGGCGCCTTAGTCCATCCCCTGGAGTTAAAAATCTGTGATGCTGACGGAATGGAATTACCAAGAGGCGAAAAAGGCGAAATTGTTGTCCGGGGCGAGAATATAATGGCTGGCTATTGGGATAATCCGGAAGCTACTGCCCAAACCGTAAAAGACGGATGGCTTTATACGGGCGACTTGGGTTATATGGGTAAAGATAATCTTTTATATGTGCTGGGACGTTTTAAAAGTCTTCTTATCGGCAGTGATGGCGAAAAATATAGCCCCGAAGGAATAGAAGAAGCCATCGTAGAACATTCTTCTTGTATCGATCAAATAATGCTCTATAATAATCAGAATCCTTATACAGTAGCCCTGGTGGTGCCCAATAAAGACAGGCTGAAAAAGAAACTTTTACATTCCCAACTTACACTCGATACAGACGAGGGCCAAAATGAAGCATTAAATATTCTTCAAACCCAATTAAACCAGTTCAAACATACGGGTTCTCTGGGAAATTTGTTTCCCGACCGTTGGTTGCCTGCTACTTTTGCCGTATTAACCGAACCATTTACAGAACAAAATCAAATGATCAACAGTACCATGAAAATGGTACGTGGTAAAATAGAAAAAGCGTATGAGAAACGAATCAGTTTCCTTTATACTCCGGAGGGTAAAAATATCTTCAATCAAGAAAATAGAAATGCTCTTTTCTGCAAATGAACCAATAAACATAATACACAAATAAAAGTTTCATCTATGACTAATAAATTAAGTATAACACTTTCAATCTTACTTGGTATGATACTTTCTGTACCATGTCTTGCCTCCGGAGTAATAAAAAAAGAGGTGAATAAAAATTGGACTTTCAAACAAGTCCGGGGAAATAACTGGTATCCGGCTACCGTACCTGGCGTAGTACATACAGATTTAATACATAACAAAATAATAGAAGATCCTTTTTTCCGGTTGAATGAACGGGGTGTCCAATGGGTGGATAAAGAAGATTGGATTTACAAAACCATTCTGGAAATACCGGCCGATCTATCCGGTAAAGAAAATATCCAACTTCATTTTAAAGGATTAGATACATATGCAGATGTTTACCTAAACGACAGCCTCATTCTTAAAGCAAACAATATGTTTAGAGAATGGACAGTGAATATAAAGCCTTTTCTTAAAAAAGACGGAAATGAATTACGCATTTATTTTCATTCTCCGTTAAAAATAGATATTCCCAAATGGGACGCGCTTCCTTATCAAAACGAAGCAGGGAACGACCAAAGTGAGAACGGCGGAGTATTTAATAAAAAGGTAAGTGTTTTTGCCCGCAAAGCCGGTTATCATTATGGTTGGGACTGGGGGCCTCGTTTAGTTACCAGTGGAATCTGGCGTCCTGTTTATCTGGAAGGCTGGAACGATGCCCGAATTACCAATGTTTTTTATCGCCAGGACAATGTAAATAAGAAAAAAGCCGAACTCAAAGCTCAAGTAGAAGTATTGGCAGATAAAGAAGGGGAAGCAACCTTGACAATCCATACCCCGGACGTAAAAAAAGCATGGACAGAGGTAACCACCCTTCATAAAGGGATAAATACGATTGAAACCAATATGGTGATCACTAATCCCGAACTATGGTGGACAAACGGTTTAGGGAAACAGTATCTTTACCCTTTTACGGCAGAATTAGCAATAAACGGGAAATTAGCAGATTCCGAGCTTACACAAATAGGGATTCGTTCTTTAAAGGTTATCAATAAACCCGATGAAGCCGGTCATACTTTTTACCTTGAACTGAATGGCGTGCCTGTGTTTATGAAAGGAGCCAATTACATACCTTCCGATAATTTTCTTCCTCGCGTTACGAAAGAAAAATATGAAAGAACAATTTTAGATGCTGTAAATGTGAATATGAATATGCTGCGTATATGGGGAGGCGGTATTTATGAAAATGACGAATTTTATAATTTGTGCGATAAATATGGTATATTAATTTGGCAAGACTTCATGTTTGCTTGCAGTACCTTTCCCGCAAAAGGCGAGTTATTGGACAATATCCGTCAGGAAGCTATTGAAAACGTACAGCGTTTACGAAACCATCCTTGTATAGCCATTTGGTGCGGAAACAACGAATGTCATACGGCCTGGTTTAATTGGGGCTGGGACAGACAATACAAAAAATTAGGTTTTGCCGATGAAATAAGGAGTATGCAGAAAAATCTTTTCCATGACGTGCTGGCTCAAGTTGTTACCGAAAACGATCCGACAGCGTTTTATTGGCCCTCTTCTCCTTATGGGGGAAATCCGGATGCTAAATGCGAATCAGGTACAGCTAACTGGAATCCGAATGGGGACGGCCATTACTGGGGAGTATGGCATGCAAAAGATTCTATTGCCAATTATAACGTTATTCGTGCCCGTTTCTTCTCGGAATACGGGTTCCAGGCTTTCCCGGAATATCAATCGGTATTGAAATATGCACCCGAAGAACGGGATCATAACATTTATTCGGATGTAATGATGGCTCACCAGCGTGGAGGAAGCCATGCCAATAGTTTAATCGAGTGGTATTTGCTCAATGAATATCGGAAACCCAAAGATTTTCCTAATTTCTTGTATATGGGTTTATTGCTTCAGGGAGATGCTATCAAGACGGCTATTGAGGCACACCGGCGTGATATGCCTTATTGTATGGGCACGTTATTTTGGCAACATAATGATTGCTGGCCTGTAGCTTCCTGGTCGAGCCGTGATTATTACGGACGCTGGAAAGCCCAGCATTATTTCTCTAAAAAAGCATTCAACGATATCCTGGTTTCTCCGATTACACAAGAGGATAAACTCAATGTGTATGTAGTTTCCGACCGTTTAAAAGCGACAAAGGGCAAATTGGAGGTACGTTTGATAGATTTAACAGGAAATATTTTATTTGAATATACCAAATCTATTACAGTTCCGGCCAATACCAGTAAAATACAATATTCTACTCCCCTAGCAAATGTACTAAAAGGGAAAAAAGCTAACGAAGTTGTGGTAAATGCTCGCTTCACACCTTCCAAGGAACAGGAGATTTCAAATAACTATTTCTTAACTCGTTTTAAAGACATTGATTTTCCGAAAGCTACTATTTCAACTGATATAGTTGCGGCAAAAGATGGATTTAACATTACCCTGTCGTCAGACGTATTTGCCCGAGGCGTGTTTATGTCTATCAATGGCATCGATAATTTCTTTTCAGATAACTATTTTGATTTACTTCCGGGAGAAAGTAGAACAATACACGTAACTTCCTCATTAGATCAGGAAGCTTTTGCCAAACAATTAAAAGTACAAAGTATTTGCGATGCTTATTAATTGAAACGGTAAAAAGGGGAAAGAATATTGCCAGGATTAATAGGCATAGAAAAATATAGAAACACCGAGATACGAGAGAGTTTATAAAACCACTCTGTATCCCGGTGTTTCCGTAGCAAATATTTTATTTCAATAAGACATGATTTGGTTTGGATGGATCTATTAACTTATTAAAATGCCAAATTCCCTTTATCTATTTCATTTTTCTGCCTATTGAACCTTTATCCCTATCACTTCAATTTCAACTAATCCGTTTTTAGGCAACTGCTTTACAGCTACAGCCGAACGTGCCGGATATATTCCATTAAACTGGCTGGCATATATTTCGTTCATTTCATTAAAATAACTCATATCAGCCAGAAAAACTGTGGTCTTTACCACATCGTTCATTGTACAGCCGGCTTCCTCTAAAATAGCTTTGATATTTTTAAATGACTGGATAGTTTGTTCTTTCACTCCTCCTTCTGCAAACTCACCTGTTACAGGATCAATACCTAATTGCCCGGAGATAAATAACATATTGCCTACAGAAATTGCCTGGCTATAAGGGCCAATGGCAGCAGGAGCATATTCCGTTGAAATTACTTTTTTCATCTTCTACTCAGTTTATTGTTTTTCGTTGTTTATTCTCTGACGTACAACTTCGTATATTATAATGGAAGTGGCAACCGAAACATTTAAAGAACCGATGGTTCCGAATTGGGGAATCTTCACCATTTTGTCACAAATACGCAAATTATCAAAAGATACTCCTGTATCTTCCGCCCCCATTACAATAGCTACCGGACCTGTATAAGAAACATCCGTATAATTTACATCCGCTTTTTCTGTTGCAGCAACAACTAAAAAGCCACAATCTTTTAAATATTTAATTGCTTGATTAATACTTTTCTCTTTACACACAGGTAATACATTCAAAGCTCCTGCTGAAGTTTTCATTGCGTCTGCATTTACGGAAACACTTCCTTTTGCAGGAATTACTATAGCATTTACTCCCGCACATTCACAAGTACGGGCAATAGCTCCAAAGTTACGGACATCCGTAATACCATCCAGAAGAACTATAAACGGATCTTTTCCTTGTTCATATACAAAAGGCACAATGTCTTCCAACTTCTGGTAAGTAATAGCCGGCATAAATGCAATAACCCCTTGATGGTTTTTTCGCGTAATTCTGTCCAAACGTTCAACCGGTACTCGTTGTACAAGAATATCACGACCTTTCAACACTTCAAAAAGGTCCTTGGATAGTTCACTTTGCAACTCTTTTTTAACCAGTATTTTATCTATTTCCTTATTTGCTTGGACAGCTTCAATAACGGCACGAACGCCAAATATCATTTCATTCTCTTTCATTATTTACTTTTTTTGTAATGATTTTATAATATAATATCTCAAATACCTAACAGGCTTTACCAAATAGGCTAATAATCAGCTTAAATCCCACATGGGGACTTATCACTTAATATTTTTTCAATCTGTTTGCAAATGTAGGTAATATTGAACAAATTACAGAATCCGATAAAGAAAAATAAAAAGAAATAAGGTACAGGATTTTAGGCATATTTTTATTATATTTGTATATAACCAAAATGAGATGGATAGAATTATAAAAATAAATAATGAGGTTGAAAGGGTTATCTTGGAAAAACTGAATATTTTCAATGTTGGAAAGACTTCAGACAAAGGTCGCTACTATATTCTTATGCCGAACGAAAAAACAGTGTACTACACATTATGGTTTTATAACCCGATTGCTATGTACCATCATTTCGTTTTTTTAGATATGTTGGAAATGAATATCCTTAGTTCATTAAATAAAGCGATAAAAATCCTTTCCAATTCTTATTTATCTTTAGGTATAACGCAACATACCGATCAATTATTTGACACTTTCACTAATAACGGTGATGATATAATTACATTCGGGAAATATCGCGGACGTACGTTACAGGAGATATACCTAATTGATCCTCGATATATTACTTGGCTGGCAGATAAATATGAACCGAGAGTAAGAAATGAATATCGTTTTAAGGAACTGGCTACTACTTATAACCGGGTATACTTTGATTTGCATACTCCCAGGAAATATAAAATACATACCAGCCAGTACATTGGAAATCCGGGAGAGAAAATTACAAATTTATCTCTTGTTGTTGTACGTATACGGATTGAAGATGATCCTTACAAAACTCGTATTGTAAGAGGATCTGAATATTTTTATGTAGATCAACTTATCACGGCAATAGATACAGGAGGAAATTTATTCACTTTCCTAATCAAAGCCCCTGATCGTAGTTTACAATCCCGAACATTAAGTCCCTATGCTCATCCTTATCAAGTAGGAGAAAAAATTCTTCTCTCTTCGGCTAAAGTGATGAAACATTTTGAATCCCATAATGTAAAATATACTCGATTGGGATTTATAAAATTTCAAACTTGAATAAATTAACTATATTTTATAATAATTCTAAATTCCTCACTTCAATCTAACCCTACTATTTATTTTACTTTGCTCGTCCTATAATATAAAACGTTTTATTGGAATAATAAAAAATATGATTAGTTTTGTAGGAGCAAGTAATATTCCTTTATTCACCTAATACTTAAAAAAATGGAATCATATAGTATCATTAAGGAAAGACGCAAAGTTTTGAGATTGACTCAACAAAAGTTAGCAGACTTGTCAGGAGTAAGTTTACGAACTATCAAATTAGTAGAAACAGAAAAGGGAAATCCATCTATGAACATTTTGTCTAAAATATGTAATGTTCTGGAATTAGAACTTCTTATCCAACTTAAATCAAAAAAAAATCAAGATAAACGCCTAATTCCTAAAACAAAATAAAGAGTATGTATCAAAAGTCAATTAAAACACAGAAACACAGAGAGTTTTAAAGTGCTTATAATAAAGAGCCTATATTTCTGCGCCTCTGTGTTGACTTTCTAAACATTGACTTTTGACTCACCCTCCTCTTTTATTTTGTAAGTTTAATTTATTTACGTATGCCTACAGCTTTATAATAATCTGCTAATGACACTTTTTGCTGTAACCAAGACTGAATTAAATTACTATAAGACTGAATCCATGTTAATTGCGCAGACAAAACATCCAGAATGGGTAGCTTACCTTCGTTATAGCTAAAAGTATTTAAATCCAAATTTTCTTCTGCTATCTGGACTGAAGCCTCGGCAACTTGAATCTGTTTCGTATTTTCAGTTAAATTAGTCCACGCATTACTTACTTCCTGTGAAATTTGATCTATAGTAATTTGACGTGCAAACTCCTGGCTGCGTAGTAAAGCTTTTTGAGAGTTTACCTCCTTAAAACGAGCACCCCAATGAAAAATAGGAATGCTCACAGAAGCATATAAAGCAGAATTCCACATAGTAGATCCATCGATATTTAACATCTGAGTGCCCCAAGTTTCCTTAAACCCTACTGCCAATTTAGGATTATACTTACTCCGCGTCAAATTAATTTGACGTTGTTGATAATCAATATTTAAATTAGCTATACTATACTCCGGACGATTACTTAAAGCCTGATCTCCATGGATGGGTAAAGGTAGTACTTGATATGTACTAATCGAATCTACTATTATCACAGGAGT
The genomic region above belongs to Parabacteroides pacaensis and contains:
- a CDS encoding AMP-dependent synthetase/ligase; this translates as MKKTLIDLFETSVAQYPDNTFLLEKTGNKFVPTSYSEVKAQVYSIGAGLQALGVEKGDHIALLSEGRNAWIIGELAMFYAGATNVPLSIKLEESNDLLFRLRHSRTQYIMVSGTQLKKIRKIISLLPEIKKVIIFDEQAEYQEKEISLTDIQALGKQYLSTHSIDEFLQIARTLQNNDHATITYTSGTTADPKGVILTHRNYTANVEQSLTLVEIDHTWRTLVILPLDHCFAHVVGFYIFMSKGASVATVQVGRTPLETLKNIPTNIREIRPHLILSVPALAKNFKKNIEQGIRAKGKNTVYLFNFALALAKIYNADGWNKGKGWRILLKPWVNLLDKAVFSKVRRNFGGSLKFFIGGGALLDKDLQKFYYALGIPMYQGYGLSEATPVLSSNGPGKHTFGSSGALVHPLELKICDADGMELPRGEKGEIVVRGENIMAGYWDNPEATAQTVKDGWLYTGDLGYMGKDNLLYVLGRFKSLLIGSDGEKYSPEGIEEAIVEHSSCIDQIMLYNNQNPYTVALVVPNKDRLKKKLLHSQLTLDTDEGQNEALNILQTQLNQFKHTGSLGNLFPDRWLPATFAVLTEPFTEQNQMINSTMKMVRGKIEKAYEKRISFLYTPEGKNIFNQENRNALFCK
- a CDS encoding beta-mannosidase; translation: MILSVPCLASGVIKKEVNKNWTFKQVRGNNWYPATVPGVVHTDLIHNKIIEDPFFRLNERGVQWVDKEDWIYKTILEIPADLSGKENIQLHFKGLDTYADVYLNDSLILKANNMFREWTVNIKPFLKKDGNELRIYFHSPLKIDIPKWDALPYQNEAGNDQSENGGVFNKKVSVFARKAGYHYGWDWGPRLVTSGIWRPVYLEGWNDARITNVFYRQDNVNKKKAELKAQVEVLADKEGEATLTIHTPDVKKAWTEVTTLHKGINTIETNMVITNPELWWTNGLGKQYLYPFTAELAINGKLADSELTQIGIRSLKVINKPDEAGHTFYLELNGVPVFMKGANYIPSDNFLPRVTKEKYERTILDAVNVNMNMLRIWGGGIYENDEFYNLCDKYGILIWQDFMFACSTFPAKGELLDNIRQEAIENVQRLRNHPCIAIWCGNNECHTAWFNWGWDRQYKKLGFADEIRSMQKNLFHDVLAQVVTENDPTAFYWPSSPYGGNPDAKCESGTANWNPNGDGHYWGVWHAKDSIANYNVIRARFFSEYGFQAFPEYQSVLKYAPEERDHNIYSDVMMAHQRGGSHANSLIEWYLLNEYRKPKDFPNFLYMGLLLQGDAIKTAIEAHRRDMPYCMGTLFWQHNDCWPVASWSSRDYYGRWKAQHYFSKKAFNDILVSPITQEDKLNVYVVSDRLKATKGKLEVRLIDLTGNILFEYTKSITVPANTSKIQYSTPLANVLKGKKANEVVVNARFTPSKEQEISNNYFLTRFKDIDFPKATISTDIVAAKDGFNITLSSDVFARGVFMSINGIDNFFSDNYFDLLPGESRTIHVTSSLDQEAFAKQLKVQSICDAY
- a CDS encoding RidA family protein, yielding MKKVISTEYAPAAIGPYSQAISVGNMLFISGQLGIDPVTGEFAEGGVKEQTIQSFKNIKAILEEAGCTMNDVVKTTVFLADMSYFNEMNEIYASQFNGIYPARSAVAVKQLPKNGLVEIEVIGIKVQ
- the rlmB gene encoding 23S rRNA (guanosine(2251)-2'-O)-methyltransferase RlmB is translated as MKENEMIFGVRAVIEAVQANKEIDKILVKKELQSELSKDLFEVLKGRDILVQRVPVERLDRITRKNHQGVIAFMPAITYQKLEDIVPFVYEQGKDPFIVLLDGITDVRNFGAIARTCECAGVNAIVIPAKGSVSVNADAMKTSAGALNVLPVCKEKSINQAIKYLKDCGFLVVAATEKADVNYTDVSYTGPVAIVMGAEDTGVSFDNLRICDKMVKIPQFGTIGSLNVSVATSIIIYEVVRQRINNEKQ
- a CDS encoding exodeoxyribonuclease X C-terminal domain-containing protein is translated as MDRIIKINNEVERVILEKLNIFNVGKTSDKGRYYILMPNEKTVYYTLWFYNPIAMYHHFVFLDMLEMNILSSLNKAIKILSNSYLSLGITQHTDQLFDTFTNNGDDIITFGKYRGRTLQEIYLIDPRYITWLADKYEPRVRNEYRFKELATTYNRVYFDLHTPRKYKIHTSQYIGNPGEKITNLSLVVVRIRIEDDPYKTRIVRGSEYFYVDQLITAIDTGGNLFTFLIKAPDRSLQSRTLSPYAHPYQVGEKILLSSAKVMKHFESHNVKYTRLGFIKFQT
- a CDS encoding helix-turn-helix transcriptional regulator, with amino-acid sequence MESYSIIKERRKVLRLTQQKLADLSGVSLRTIKLVETEKGNPSMNILSKICNVLELELLIQLKSKKNQDKRLIPKTK